The Blautia hydrogenotrophica DSM 10507 genome window below encodes:
- a CDS encoding helix-turn-helix domain-containing protein, with the protein MLLSEKILTLRKKNGWSQEELAEKCGVSRQSISKWEGNLSTPELSKIVLLSELFQVSTDYLLKEDVQPQTDTDAELPPMEAPSHSLRQVTLAEATAFIQAREQAAKKMALGTVLCILSPICLFLLMGMSDSSLLPLSEDIGALLGLIVVLLFVCVAVTQFLGTGSLLKPFAYLEKEEFDTAYGVDALAREQKSTYEGTYNRYTIIGVILCITAVIPLFCAAAFHASDFFVLLGLSVSLLIVAVAVYLFVVCNTIQNTYLQLLQEGEFTKSSKRHQKLLEPVSTVYWLAVTALYLGFSLITMRWESSWVIWPVAAILYGVIVTLCRILPKKSEQNNQKKTLL; encoded by the coding sequence ATGCTTCTATCAGAAAAAATTTTAACCTTAAGAAAAAAGAATGGCTGGTCTCAGGAAGAGCTGGCTGAAAAATGCGGAGTATCCAGACAATCCATCTCCAAATGGGAAGGAAATCTATCCACACCGGAATTGAGTAAAATCGTACTGCTCAGTGAGCTTTTTCAGGTATCCACCGACTACTTATTAAAAGAAGACGTACAGCCACAAACCGATACCGACGCTGAGCTTCCCCCTATGGAAGCTCCGTCCCACTCCCTGCGCCAAGTCACACTAGCTGAGGCCACCGCCTTTATTCAGGCACGAGAACAAGCAGCCAAGAAAATGGCTCTGGGAACCGTTCTGTGCATCCTGTCTCCCATCTGCCTCTTTCTCCTGATGGGGATGTCTGACAGCAGTCTTCTTCCCCTCTCCGAAGATATCGGCGCGCTGCTGGGTCTCATCGTCGTTTTGCTGTTTGTCTGTGTGGCTGTCACCCAATTTCTTGGAACTGGCAGCCTCCTGAAGCCTTTTGCGTATCTGGAAAAAGAAGAATTTGACACAGCCTACGGTGTGGATGCTCTGGCACGAGAACAAAAAAGCACCTATGAAGGTACCTATAACCGCTATACCATCATTGGCGTGATTCTCTGTATCACCGCTGTGATTCCGTTGTTCTGCGCCGCTGCTTTCCATGCTTCTGATTTTTTCGTCTTGCTGGGACTTTCTGTTTCACTGCTTATCGTAGCCGTCGCTGTTTATTTATTTGTGGTCTGCAACACGATTCAAAATACCTACTTACAGCTATTGCAGGAAGGAGAGTTTACCAAAAGCTCCAAACGTCATCAAAAACTTTTGGAACCTGTTTCCACGGTTTACTGGCTTGCGGTCACTGCTTTGTATCTGGGTTTCAGCCTAATTACCATGCGCTGGGAGAGTTCCTGGGTGATCTGGCCTGTCGCCGCCATTTTATATGGGGTCATTGTCACCCTCTGCCGGATTCTCCCCAAAAAATCTGAGCAGAACAACCAGAAAAAAACGCTTCTGTAA
- a CDS encoding DUF2798 domain-containing protein: protein MPKNKFQDVIFTLIMVVVMVYAMVIYNISLDTGKLTNQVFLMAFGELPIMGIVAFFLELFIVGPLAKKLAFRLVQPGMDKMIFIVLAISAITVCLMCPLMSLAAAVLFKGGLQPELLSVWIQTAALNFPMALCWQIFFAGPLVRGIFRRLFPEKEPEAQIS from the coding sequence ATGCCGAAAAACAAATTTCAGGACGTTATTTTCACTCTTATTATGGTAGTGGTCATGGTCTACGCAATGGTTATCTATAACATCTCTTTAGATACGGGTAAACTGACCAACCAGGTATTTCTCATGGCTTTCGGAGAATTGCCAATCATGGGAATCGTCGCTTTTTTTCTGGAACTGTTCATTGTCGGACCTCTCGCCAAAAAGCTTGCCTTCCGTCTAGTTCAGCCAGGTATGGACAAAATGATCTTTATCGTTTTAGCCATCTCTGCCATCACCGTCTGCCTGATGTGCCCGCTGATGAGCTTGGCTGCAGCGGTTCTTTTCAAGGGAGGGCTGCAGCCGGAGCTGCTTTCTGTCTGGATTCAAACCGCCGCCTTGAATTTTCCCATGGCGCTGTGCTGGCAAATCTTTTTTGCCGGGCCTTTGGTGAGAGGAATTTTCCGCCGTCTTTTCCCAGAAAAGGAACCAGAAGCTCAAATCTCCTGA
- a CDS encoding Crp/Fnr family transcriptional regulator encodes MDLKDLEIYPFIKDRLDRIPRVTVKAGEYISRAGKADGGLFYVVSGYMRVECVSHEGKKILVDNLGPDNFTGKISRVQKAYFACDIFAATDCDLLFLESKVYEAMMKDKGFSELFYRKISNRVYQMYKGRLVRSFYSLAELVAYHICSRTGKDQIFEYRSTLSLCEELDISRRGLYNILNKFLEKGYLEKEVGSSRYYVRNRRELEKICSEVRRYMEEQEP; translated from the coding sequence ATGGATTTAAAAGATTTGGAGATTTATCCGTTTATCAAAGATCGTCTGGACCGAATTCCGAGAGTCACGGTGAAGGCGGGAGAATACATTTCACGGGCGGGAAAGGCTGACGGAGGGCTGTTCTATGTGGTCAGCGGATATATGAGAGTGGAATGTGTCTCCCATGAAGGAAAGAAGATTTTGGTGGATAATCTAGGGCCGGATAATTTCACCGGGAAAATCAGCCGGGTACAGAAAGCCTATTTTGCCTGTGATATTTTCGCAGCCACAGACTGTGATCTTTTGTTTTTAGAGAGCAAGGTCTACGAGGCGATGATGAAGGACAAAGGGTTCAGCGAGTTGTTTTATCGCAAAATCAGTAATCGTGTCTATCAGATGTACAAGGGACGGTTGGTCCGAAGCTTTTACAGTCTGGCGGAGTTGGTGGCCTATCATATCTGTAGCCGTACCGGGAAAGACCAGATTTTTGAGTACAGGAGTACACTGAGCCTCTGTGAAGAGCTGGATATCAGTAGGAGAGGTCTGTACAATATTCTGAATAAGTTTCTGGAAAAAGGCTATTTGGAGAAGGAAGTCGGAAGCAGCCGTTATTATGTCAGAAACCGCCGGGAGCTGGAAAAGATCTGCTCGGAAGTGCGCAGGTACATGGAAGAGCAGGAACCGTAA